CACAGAGGGCGCCGATGCTTCGCCGGATGCGCTGATCACGGCCACGATCTGCCTGCTGACCGCGCCGCTGACCGCCGAGTCCGAGCGCACCGTCACCGACCGGGTCCAGCCACTGCTCGCCGCCGCCGGTGCCGAGCCGTTCGCGCTGTTCACCACGGAGTATTCCGAGAACACCTTCCCCGCCCTGCCCGTGCGCACGGGCGAGCACGCACTCGTCTGGCTCACCCGGTTCGAGAACGCGGGCGAGCACGAAACGGTCAGCACCCGGCTGGCGGCCATGGCACCCTGGCGAGCGGCTCTCGACGAACTCGGCCTGCTGGGCGACCCGATGGAGCTGCGCCTCACGCCCACCGACCGTTCCCTGCTGCGATAGGACCCGCTGTGATTCCGCAGATCCGCACCTACCGGCACACGCCCGGCACGTTCACGGAGTTCGTGGGGTGATCGCCGTACCGCCGCGCTTGGCGGAGTTCCACGCCACGTTCGGCGGTGCGGCCGGCCGTCGATGGATCGAGGACCTGCCCGGCATCGTGGAGCGCAGGCTCGCGGCATGGGAGCTGACGGTCGACGGGCCGGTCCGGCACGGGATGGTCGCGCTGGTGCTGCCCGTCGTCCGACCGGGCGGCGAGGCTGCCGTGGTCAAGTTCCAGCGTGTCGACGAGGAGACCGCGGGTGAGGCGGTCGCGCTGCGGAGCTGGGCCGGTCAGGGAGCCGTGCGGCTGCTGGACGAGGCACCCGGCGAGGGGACGCTGCTGCTGGAGCGGCTCGACGGCGGCCGGTCGTTGGCCGACCTGCCCGATGCCGAGGAGGCGGTGCGGATCATCGCGGGGCTGCTGGCCCGGCTGCACGGGTGCCCGGCGCCGCCTGCGGTCCGGCGGCTCGGCGATGTGGTGGCGGGGATGCTGGACGGCGTACCGGCCTCGGTGGTGAAGCTGGCGGAGGCCGCGGACCGCGAGAGGGTGCGGGGTTGGGCCGCCGCGCTGCGCGACGTGGCGGGCGAGCCCGGTGACCGGCTGCTCCACTGGGACCTGCACTTCGAGAACGTGTTGGCCGGGGCCCGGGAGCCGTGGCTCGCGATCGACCCCAAGCCGCTCGCGGGCGACCCCGGCTTCGAGCTGCTGCCCGCGCTGCACAACCGGTGGGCGGAGATCGCGGCACAGACCGATGTGGACCGGGCCATCCGGCGCCGCTTCGACCTGATGGTCGAGGTGCTCGGGCTGGACCGGGACCGTGCCGTCGCCTGGACGCTGGGGCGCACCCTGCAGAACGCGCTCTGGGACATCGAGGACGGCGAGACCGTGGTCAACCCCGTCCAGGCCGCGATCGCGGCGGCGATCACGCGCTAGGAGACCACGCGCTAAAGGTCACGCGCTGGCGGGCTGCTGCTGCCGCTGGCGCGCCGCCCACCAGGCCTCGGCCTCGTCGGCGAGAGTGACCCGCTCGGTCAGGGTCGCGGCGGGCTCGTGGCGGGTGGCCGAGCCGAGCCAGCGGCCGAGCATCTCGGAGACGAGCGCCCGGTCCTGCGGGAGCACCGTCTGGTTGGTGGTGAAGTATTCCAGCAGCCGCTGCGCGTCGGCGTTGCCCGCATCGCACGTCGGGCAGAGCGCGACGGCCCGGCCCGTTTGATCGATGGTCGCGGTGAGGCACAGCTTGGCAGCACAGCGGGGGCAACGGCGATTGCCGGCGACGGTGACCTGGACGGCGCTCATCGGGACTGCTCCGTGATCATTGGCTTCGTGATCATTGGGACGACCTGCACCGGATGAACCTACACGGCCGGGCCCGGTCGGCTGATGCGACGCCCCCGGGCGCCGCGGCCGACCGGGCCCCGAGCTCTCAGCCAACCGGCGCGAGCTCGGGCTGCGTCTCGGTTGCGGCCGCGCTCACCGTGGCCCGGCGGAGCACCGTGAAGGCGATGATCGCGGCGAGCCCCATGATCACGACCGCGCCGATCGCCGCGGCGTGCATCCCGGTGGCGAAGGCCTCGCGGGCGGCCGCCAGCACCTCGTCGCCGCGCGGGCCGGGCGTGGCCTGCGCGACCATTGTCGCCCCGGCCAGCGTCTCCCGCACGCTGTCAAGAGCTTCAGGAGCCAATCCGGCCGGTACGCCATCAGCCACGCTGCTCCGATAGACCGCCGTGCCGATGCTGCCCAGCACCGCCATGCCCAGGGCGCCGCCGAACTCGGAGCACGTCTCGGCGAGCGCGGAGGCTGAGCCGGCCCGCTCCGCCGGAACCGCACCTATGATCATCTCGGTGCAGAGCGACATCACCACGACGAGCCCGCTGGCGTAGAACATCGCCGCGACGAGCAGCATCCACAGCGGAGAGTCGGCCTGGACGATGGTGATCATCGCGAATCCGGCCAGCGCGATGAGGAACCCGACGCCCATGATGGACCCCCGGTTGACGCCCTTCTTGGCGAGCGTGGCGGCGGTGGGGGCTGCGGCACCCACGCCGAGCGACGGCGCGAGGCTCCACAGTGCCGCCTCCAGGGGCTGCATGCCGAGGACGGTCTGGATGAACTGCGTGGTGAAGATCGCGAAGCCGACCAGGGCGAACATGGCGAACAGGTTCATCAGGATGGAGCCGCTGAAGACCCGGCGGCGGAAGAGGCTGAGGTCGATCATCGGGTCCGGCCGGGTCTGCTGGCGCCGCAGGAAGAGTGCTCCGACGGCGAGCCCGGCGA
This portion of the Allocatelliglobosispora scoriae genome encodes:
- a CDS encoding MFS transporter, whose product is MTTQAAAPLAGRKEWIGLAVLLLPLLLVSMDVSVLYFAVPFISNDLHPTSTQQLWIFDVYGFVLAGLLITMGSLGDRIGRRRLLMIGAAAFGATSLAAAYAGSAEALIAARALLGIGGATLMPSTLALLRNMFHNEKQRATAVAIWTAALTFGISLGPILSGFLLEHFWWGSVFLINVPFMVLLVILAPLLIPEFRVPGRVRFDLVSSVLSLSAVLPMIYGIKEIAAHGVTPLRAGLIVAGLAVGALFLRRQQTRPDPMIDLSLFRRRVFSGSILMNLFAMFALVGFAIFTTQFIQTVLGMQPLEAALWSLAPSLGVGAAAPTAATLAKKGVNRGSIMGVGFLIALAGFAMITIVQADSPLWMLLVAAMFYASGLVVVMSLCTEMIIGAVPAERAGSASALAETCSEFGGALGMAVLGSIGTAVYRSSVADGVPAGLAPEALDSVRETLAGATMVAQATPGPRGDEVLAAAREAFATGMHAAAIGAVVIMGLAAIIAFTVLRRATVSAAATETQPELAPVG
- a CDS encoding aminoglycoside phosphotransferase family protein; translation: MIAVPPRLAEFHATFGGAAGRRWIEDLPGIVERRLAAWELTVDGPVRHGMVALVLPVVRPGGEAAVVKFQRVDEETAGEAVALRSWAGQGAVRLLDEAPGEGTLLLERLDGGRSLADLPDAEEAVRIIAGLLARLHGCPAPPAVRRLGDVVAGMLDGVPASVVKLAEAADRERVRGWAAALRDVAGEPGDRLLHWDLHFENVLAGAREPWLAIDPKPLAGDPGFELLPALHNRWAEIAAQTDVDRAIRRRFDLMVEVLGLDRDRAVAWTLGRTLQNALWDIEDGETVVNPVQAAIAAAITR
- a CDS encoding DUF6300 family protein; amino-acid sequence: MSAVQVTVAGNRRCPRCAAKLCLTATIDQTGRAVALCPTCDAGNADAQRLLEYFTTNQTVLPQDRALVSEMLGRWLGSATRHEPAATLTERVTLADEAEAWWAARQRQQQPASA
- a CDS encoding NIPSNAP family protein, which codes for MAATVGGMIYELRRYTLHPGARDTLIELFDREFVTSQQERGIRVVGQFRELDDPDRFTWIRAFPDMESRLRSLTEFYSGPVWQQHRDAANATMIDSDDVLLLRPIGQEITEGADASPDALITATICLLTAPLTAESERTVTDRVQPLLAAAGAEPFALFTTEYSENTFPALPVRTGEHALVWLTRFENAGEHETVSTRLAAMAPWRAALDELGLLGDPMELRLTPTDRSLLR